The sequence TGAAAGCGGTTGAgatcaacccttgtccattggaacaccacaatgtggagtagacaAACATTTGAGCCATAGGTATATCAAGGTTCGGTTGGTTTAATCTTTATGTATATGAGTGATTCAATATGTGTTGTTAGGGGTCGCTATTGACTAATGGCTCAAAAATGATTTTCAGTCATGATCGTCTACACATCAACCTAACAAATCACACACTTAAGGAGTTAGAAAAGTTGCGTAGATGATTGACTATAGTGCAAGTTGGAGATTGTTGATTATATACCAGATAGGCATTCATAGTCTACAAGAATGGTAATGGGGCTTTAGATTAAAGTCTATTAGCAATGGTTTATATATACAAAGGGTATCACAGTTAGGTTAGAGAGACATATCCTTTGTTGCCACTCTTCCTAGGTTAGGTTAGAGAGACATATCCTTTGTTGCCACTCTTCCTAGGGTTACGGGCACCCAATCAATTGTTTCCTTTCCTTTCGCTACACATATAATGCTAGCACACTGACGTCACGATGTTTCATCTTCATATATACGGATATCATGGATACATTGCCGCTGTGGTGGTGGTTGTGTTGATTGGCAACGAACATGAGTAGAGCGAGTGAATGCGTCGCTATTGTTGGTACGTGAGAACAAATGATTACTTTCACTATATATCTGTCCTCTTTTTCCATTGCACTAGTATTCTAGTGGTAACAATACATGATTATCTATTCACATATTATCTTAGTCGGGCGTGGCAGATATGCTAGTGGGCTGTGTACCCTTTTTTGCAATTGAAACTTGTCACACGTACCCCGTAGAGTTGAATCCCATCAGGTTACCGATCGACCGATGAGCCCTGCCTGATTCATCAGCAGAAGAAATAATGAAGTTATTGACCTTCGATTGAAACGCTTGGTCGTCTGGTGCATAGCATAACATGAGTAGGAGTAGTATACAAACATTGCATGCCCTTCGATTGCCGCACTTGTCTATTTAACCAGCTGGGCAGCCCCACACGGCCGCCGGTGGGCGGTGGGCGAGGGACACGTACACAGCATCCACATTTGTTTTGGACCCCAGACGGTCCAGACCAGACCGGGTAGCGCGAGCAGATAAAACCCTTTTCCTAACTCCTGACAGCTAGGCGACCACCAGCCCCGGCCCCCGGCTGCTCCTGGGCCCAGACAAATCGAAACATCACACACGCATGCGCACCGTGACATGACACGGACCACCAGCGTGTTAGTGACAGCACCAGCTGGGAACGGACACCACCGCGCCGAGTTGGTGTGCGATTCTCCTGGCCTGGCCGGCTCGCCAGGGTAGCTAGCTGGAGTCCGGGGTCCGGGCGCTGCCCATCGATGAACTAAACGATCGGTCTCCCCACTACGTTTCCCATGCATTGACCAGCCGCCCGCGCGTCGTCGGTGGTGACGGACggacgcgcccgcgccgcgcggCACACGGGCAGGAGAGAAAGAGGAGAGACAGCACACAGCAGCGCGGCAtccgcgtgcgtgcgtgcgtgcggacGGGGGAGAACGCTGGGAAAAAAAAAACCCCGTGATCTCGTGGACGCTTCGCCCGCTTTGGCTTTGGGCGCGGCAGGTGCGTGCGGACACGTACGGAGCGGCGTACGGCCCCGCCCGCCCGTGCTCGCGTCGGCGGTTCCGCTTGCCCCCACCTAAACACGGAACCGGCGCCGAGGACTTGGGCGCCGCGGCCTACGGGCACCGCCGCTTAAAATGGGGTGGTGGAGCGCCACCAGCGTGGTACACGCCGGCAGGAGTTGGCCACCAGCAGGAGGAGAGAGACGTCCCGAGCCCAAGGGTCCGATTTGAGGCCGGGGTCTCTCGGCCACGGGCGAGATTACCTGTCAGGCAACTACAAAAGCGTTGCAAACAAAGAGCGCGTAATAAGCCCCCGGCGGGGCTGGAATTTGCGCCTTCTTTTTGGACTTGCTGTTCGCCCGCGTTGAATGCAAGGGCAAGCAAACGACTCTTCCGTGTGCTGTGTGTTCTGGGGCCTGGTAAGCTGTGTTCCAGCTCCAGCTACTAACATTCTTGGCTTCTATTTGAAGCAAGTCCCTTTCCGCCGTAAAGAAAAGGGACGGGGCAAAGGTAGATAAACACTTCTTCTTTTAAAACCCcgctgcactgcactgcactgcacacTTTGAGAGCAATTTCTGGGGCAATTTGCAAAAAAAAAGGGCGTCAAGAACAATCAGTGCTCGAGGCTACTCCAGCCTTACAGGTGTCTCAGTGTCTGGCGATTATGACTGATGATCTACGGCGCGTGCTGATTTCACCGTTTGACGTAACTAGTAGTTGGTGCCAGTAACGCAGACAGTGACCCACGTAGTATGGCTcggagaaagaaaaaaaaattgcCTAGGAAAGTGACAGCCTCTCGGATCGTCATCATCACAGGCTCCCCCTCAGCCGCCGGGCGCGTCTCAAGTTGGCTACTACGTCGATAATGGTAGTAGGTTCCAGCGCTATTGCCTCCCGTGCAAATGCAACTCACTGGCAGCCCCGTGTGACTAAATTCCAAGGCCTTGCATCGCACGCTGAGTGCCCACTCTGCATCACTGTGAATGCTGAACCCCAGACGCAGGAATTCAGAACGCTAATTAAGTCATTATAAATAAACGTCCTAACAAAGACTCGATTTTttccatgatgcaacaaccaaagtagcGCGACGAGATTTTTTTTGCTGTGATGACAGCGCCTTTTGTTTATTTCTCGGCCAACGAGAAAGGGCTTGGCACGGGGGGCTTCAGGTTCAGGCACCACCGTTGTTTGCCTATAAAACGACCTACCAACTGCGCGTCCTTCTGAGACCCCAGAGCGAAGAAGCCCCGGCCTCCTGTAGAGCTGGTCTCCCTCTGACCCTCTCTCCTCTGCGCTTCCGCTGCGTCGGCCGGCCCTGCTCGTAGCTTGGAGGCGGCGGCATTCTCCGGCAATGGGGTGCAAGGCGTGCGACAAGCCCAAGCCCAACTACCGCAAGGGCCTGTGGTCGCCGGAGGAGGACCAGAAGCTCCGCGACTACATTCTCCTCCACGGCCACGGCTGCTGGAGCGCGCTCCCCGCGAAAGCCGGTAAGACCGACaattcgccgccgccgccgccgcatgcGTCTGCGTTTTCCTGTCGAGTGTGTGGGAGGAGCGTTACTGAGGTGGTTTGGGTGCATTTGAATTAGAAAACCAGAACCCCGAGCAGTGCCAATTGCCGTGTTATCTGAAAGAATTCCTCTCTTCAAATGGTCATCAAGGAGGAGTGCTCCTGCTGttccttttttaaaaaaaaaaatatAAGGAATTCCTCTAGCCGGCTCACCCAGTCACTCTCGAGCCCTTACTGTCCGTTTGTTTTCcagaagaaagagagagagagagagagagagagagagagagagagagagagagagagagagagagagagagagagatgagagCTCTGCCTTACGTAATTACGTTTCGTCGCATGCCGTAGTTTTTTCATCAGACCATAAACAAACGCGCGCGCATTGGTCTGGAAACTGAGGAATTCTGTGGCGTCGGCACAGGGCTCCAGCGGAACGGCAAGAGCTGCAGGCTGCGGTGGATCAACTACCTTCGGCCGGGGCTGAAGCACGGCATGTTCtccccggaggaggaggagacggtgaTGAGCCTCCACGCCACGCTCGGCAACAAGTAAGCACCATCCCCCGCCGCGCTGCAGCTTGGCACCATCCCACTGCACGCAAAAATGATTGAGACGACACGACACACACAGTTCTCCACGTTTCCCTGCCTGCCGTCGTCTCGCCTTTGCTGGCATGATTTTTTTCTACACACTGCTGCTATGCTATCGCTACTACTGCTGGCCGCTCCTATCCCAATCCCTTGCATTGTCCCTGTCCCTCCTGCTCCGCGCGCTACTAGGTGGCCCAGGGGACGAGCTGGCGGCGGCCGCCGCTCCTGGCACACGCAGACGCAGAGACGACCGGAAAAACCGCACCGGTGACGATGCCCGCCGACGCCGAGAGACCTTTTCCGTAGTGGAGTCGATGGTGACGTGCATGCTGCACGACGCTGCGCGATCGAATTTCGGAGGagatctttttctttttcccctctcctctcccctccccccccccccccccccccccccccccccccccccgctccgtCCGAGTGCACGTTGTGCGATGATTAGAACGGTTTTTTTTCCCTTTCCTTTGGCGTAATATGTTTGTTTATCGGGAAAGGTGTGGACCTCTCTAGTGGCGCAACGGACAAGTTGGGCCGGCTACATAATGAGAGCTTAGAAACGCTAAATGCCACACAGTAGTAGTAGCTAGTAGAGTTGCGTCCGGCAGCAAGCTATCTCAAATTATACATGTCCAACggttcgtgccgggctggcccggcCCGAGCACGGCTGGGCCCGGCACGGGAGGCACTAGTCCAAGCCCGGCACGGTTCACCCATCGTGCCGGGCCGGGCTGGCCCGTAGGCTGTTTGGGTTGCCCAGACCCGGCACGCCAGATATTAGATGGGCCGGGCCGGGCTTAAAGCACGGTAGGCCCATCAGTTCGTGCCGGGCCCGTGCCAGAAATACATAGAATCTTATACAGATCACATAAAAAACATCTTGAATACACATATATTGAATCTTATACATAAATCAGAATTCACATAAAAACATATTCTGAGCTTCAAGCAGCCGTTCCTCAGCCTCTGCGGCTTTGACAAACTCGTCATCCATGGAATCATCATCCATGGACATTGGAACACCCACGCAGTCGGCGTCTCCGGCTCCCTCACGGCAAGCGCTGACCTAAGATCTTCATCCAAAAACAATGTATACAAATGAGAGGGACACCACTACACCAGATCTACCTAGTACGGTTCAGTGAATCGAATTAATACCACCTTACCTGCGCTACCGGAGCACCAGATCCACCGACCGTGTGGTTGAGAGATGAGACCGGAAGGGGACGTCGGTACCGGAAGACGAGGGGAGCAGAGACGCGACGATGGAGATGGAGCAGAGACCGGAAGACTACGGGAGCCGAGGGGAACCGGGAGCCGAGAGGGAGACAGGGTGGATGTGGGTGAAATACCTGAGACACGGCGAGCCCGTGGAGCAGCGAGCCAGCGACACGACGTCGGCGATGGAACACAGACCGGAAGACGAGGGGAGCCGGGACCGGGAGGGAGACGAGGTGAAATACCTGAGGCCCGTGGAGGCGGAGCACAGACGCGGCGATGGAGCAGAGACTGGAGGCCGAGCCGCCGAGGGGATCCGGGAGCGGGAGGGAGACACGCCGGCGCCGATGGAGCAGAGACCAGGCGGCGGCGATGGAGCAGAGACCAGGCGGCGGCGATGTACTCTAGGTCTAGGGTTTTCTAGAATCGCCGTGAGCGCCAGGCGATGGAGCAGAGAACAGCCGCCGCCCGCCAGACGATTGGAGGAGTGGAGGGTTTTCTAATCGCCAGACGCCAGGGGAGGCCGGGAGGATAGGGTTTTCTCCAATTCAGTCGTGCCCGAGTCGGGCCTGTCCGTTTAACGGGCTCGTGCTCGTGCCTGCACTGTGGGCCGACCTatcggcccaagcacggcacgggggtcgtgccgggctggcacgGGCACGGATATTGTCGTGACGGGCTGGGTTTGGGCCGTGCCAATCCGTGCCGGGCCTCGTGCCGCCCAACGGGCCGGCCCAATATGGACATGTATATCTCAAACCCATTttgccatctctctctctctatttttTGTTGTTGCATGTTTGAATTTGTGTACAGTAGTAGAGGGCGTCGTACAAGGATCGGATCAGCAACAACATCGTCCTGTCGATACGCACGCAGCACAGCTGCGCAGGGAGGACGATAACATGCCGTCGACTCGTTGGACCAATCCGTGTTGGCCTGCGTGTTAACCAAAACAGCTGCTTTGACAAATCGGAACTGGCACGTAGCAGCTAGTTGGCTGGCTCTCACGAGAAGATGAGATTCTTTATTGGGGGCCTCGCAATTATGCCCACCAGCAACAAAAAAAAAATCAAAGGCCCCCGTGGCCCACGTGAATAGACTACGTACACGCTCGTCACTTTCAACCAAACGACACATTTTCTTTAGGCCATCGGCACGGCACGGGGAGAAAGCAGGAGGAAACCTCAGTTCCTAATACAAAAAGGTTGGGGTTTTCCACTAACCCCACCGACAGAAACGGGAGCCTGGGTGTACCGCAAGGCTGAACTGTGCTGTGCGTGCGTGGCATGCGACCGTGACTCTATTAGCTTTCTTTCCAACAAACCCCCCAATAGAGCAGCTATTGACGCCGATTTTGTGCTGCAGGTGGTCCAGGATCGCACGGCACTTGCCTGGCAGGACCGACAACGAGGTCAAGAACTACTGGAActcgtacctcaagaagagggtcgAGGGCAAGGACCAGGGGCCCAgcacgcccgcgccggcggcgtcCAATTCGGACGACGACTCGCACTGCGTCAAGCAGCGCAGGGACGACGACGGCACGGCGGActccggcgcgtcggagccgcgcGAGTCGTCGTCGGCCGACGACTCGAGCTGCCTGACGGACCCGCACGCCTGCAGGCCCCACGCGCCCGTGCCGCCCAAGGTCATGTTCGCGGACTGGCTGGACATGGACTACGTGGGCGGTGCCCTGCCGGCGACAGCACCAGCAGCACCTGGTCTGCTCGGCGCTGCGGGCGTGGCCACGGCCAGCACGGGCGACCGCGATCAGCATCAGGTGATGAGCATGAGCCAGGGGTCCGTTCAGGTGGATGGGCCATCCGGTGCCGATGTGTCCCTGCACGGCTTCGATGACAGCGGCGCCGGCTGCTGGGAGTTCCAGGAGCACTTCGATGCCATCGATCACATGCAGGCGGCCGGCTTCTGCGACCTGCTCTCCATGAGCGACTACTTCGGCCTCGACTAGACTCCAACCCTGGTTGGTCATCCATCGTTGGTGAAAGGATTTGCGTTTTTTTTTATTTACACTTTGTTAGAAGTCTCGGTGAAAGGCTTGCTTGTGTTGTAAATTACTGTCGTGTACGTATAGATAGAGGAATTTTAAAAAGCAGATAAAAGTCAAGGACCTACATTGTAAAAATGTTGTCGTGTTTGTTGTGGTTCGCTTTGTAGAGTAGAGCACCGACGGAAGGAAAAGGAACAGATGTAGTAGTTATACTAGCAAGTACACATACGTTGCTACCTTTACATTTATACTTGAGTGTCAAATATAAATATAAAGACATGTGTGTTTTATTGTCTAGGTAGATATGATTGTGGGTTTAGAGTCAACAATCATAGTTCAAATACCCGTTTACGTATGATTTTAGTTGTTTATCGTTCAAATGTGAGCCTGATAACGGTGCAAAGTGGTGTTCCATATTATAGAGATATATGAATAGAAAAATATTGAGAGTTACACGCTTGCATCTAGCTATTGGGTTGCGCAGATTGTGTTTTCTTAATTCGAAAATAGAGCATCATCTTTCCgtatcttttttctttttccaattgATGGATAGGTAGTAGCGTAGCAGAAAAACCCAAAATTTGTATGGACCAAAATAATTTTTATAAGCTTTTTCGTTAAACCTACGAAATTTGGTCAATTTTTGTTGGCCTTCGATAAAAATAGTTGATAGAAATAATTATTTTTTTATCGTCTTTTGTTAAATAACTGATGAAAATTAGTTTACACTGTCGTGTGTCCTTTCTCCCTCCTCACTGGCTCTTGCTCTCTTTCTCACTCCACCCATGCCTATGTCTACCGCCACTCATGTTCCTCGTGCCGCCACCCGCATCAGCCCCACGCCTCCGTCAACGTTCCACTTTATTGTGGCAATCACCATGGGTATCAATCCTAACAACAAGATGTATGGAATTCATGTCCCTTCTGTCAAGGTAACGGAGATAAGATTTCAGTAAATATTTCAATTAAATATCTTGTATTATACCAATCTAAAATAGAtgaaaacatatatatatatatacattaaTTACTAGTTATAAGATTCTTGAAAACTTAACTACTAAAACAGACATCATTGCTTCTGCCATTAACAATCAATTGAGCTTTAATAAAATGATAGAAACCTAACTAAATTGATTAGCGGTTGTTGTCCCAACTGTAAGAAAAATGGACCCTGAGCCATttagctcaataggttttggtgtttgattatcaacataacatgtggactaatgtatttcccaagtgtttgcgtgttgtagttcacaggatgcgaagtggattggactaaggctctaaggatgcaacaccttaAAAAAGACATTATAAAACCCATAGAAGACATTACAAATtcatattgaagacactttatacatgctaagaatccaacacatcaagaagtagaagtgagatacaaaacTACAATacaaaagtgaagttgacaaagttgagagaaagggctgactgaattggacgtgtttcacaaaatcaaatctactTAAATTGACATGGCTTCAGCTCTAAGatttagataattttataagctttccaaaaagtccaagatcatcaaaatcgaaGTTCGGAGCTAAACGTCATGCCCACAATACAAAGTCAGAATTGCTGAAAAAACTGCAACAGCATATAGGatgcccggtgcacaccggactgttcatTGTGCCCAATTTGCTCAAATtggtatggcttcaactctggggtgtagagaattttataagcttttaaaaaagtacaagatcatcgaaatcgaagttcagagctaaaagttatggccaaaatacgacaaacgagcatgggatgtccggtgcgccatcttcggaagctccatCGGCTACCTTTAACGGCTAGTACATGTGGtatgtccggtgcacctgtccggtgcgccgcagaaagctgcagaactgctttccaacggctatatttgagttgggccTATACATACTTCCCTCAAACGggcatttggaggtgtgggagcccaagcaacattccaagtcatagcaTAGGCATtttcaagtgctcatacacccaagtgcttaatagaatcactcgttgATTAGCGtgtgtgctttgcgaagtgcttaggttagttagaccgctttagcgcttgctctaggtgaatcctagttagttgagtgagtttagataaaccaccaacccctcggctcttgcgtgagctattgtaattgtatcgagtgggacgagagtcttgcaagaccgtgacaaccacgtttgtgtcacggacgccaccgtgtaccggagggaacgaggcccgcagcgttttcagccggaagctcgatagtggagacggtggggagcgtccgagaggagccggaagcggagcaccacttgcgcgtggagaagacccgcgactctctacggagttactcaacCGTGGTGCTTGGttttcgcgtgggcttccctttgcgtaggggcaccaacgaggattagttgggaccttgtgcggttccggatacctcggtaaaaataccaacgTCATCCACGAtaatttgcatctctaccttactctttagcttccgcatttacattaagcatttaagtttcaatcttgtctttctagCTAGTttgtttagattgaaacttagctttcgcggtagagataacaacacttagacaaaacctagtttgcacattatagTTTGATTATTTTCATAGGTTTTGctttagggatttatttgtgacctagtttagagaaagttttagaagtcctaattcaccaccTCTTAGGTGTCACGCGTTTTCTACACCAACCTTCGAACAAAGGTAAGACCATTGGTTAGTCTAAAAAAGTTGCAAATGCGAGTGCGGTAACTATGAGAGGAGGCAAGTCTACTTGTGATCTAGACAATGTGAATGAAATGGGAGAAGAAGATTGACAACACATGATAACAATGTCAAGATGTAAGAAAAGATGGCTCTCCATGAGTACTATGGCACAGTGGCGTAGATAGGGGTATGCTCTGGCATATCCCATGTGTCTAGTGTATAcacgatatatataaatatatttatagAAAGAATAAAAATATATCTAAAAATGTTCATCATAAAAATAAAGGTTGCGATAATTGGCTTTGTAGCTTGTGATTTTTTTACGTTTTGCCTATGGCATCCGGACTTATATAACGAATTCTTGGATGGTCTCTTAAAAAGAACAATAAAATAAAAAAGTCGATAATCCAATGCTCGATCACTCAGATTCTTCGACAGGCACGACCCGTGAGATGCCGCTTGATGTTAGGTTGTTGGGTGTGGGCTTATGAAAATGACGAAACACCAAAAAACATAATGTTGGGTCTTGATTTTTGAAGAGTCAAGACATTGATTATGTATCTTAGAATGACTCAACTAAAAACTCAGACAAATCTCATTTTCATGCCTACACTACATTTTATTTTGTTTTGGTGATAAAATGCACAACACATTGTTTTTGGACTAACATCATCTTGTATGAGCATGAGCACAAGTAATTAAAGCAAATTGAGAAAAATGCACTTTTAGGCTTGAAAATGAGCATACTATAAATCTATGTGGTTCCAAGTAAAAAAGGTACGCTTCTAACACATAGTCAATTGTTTTAGAtactaatcatatttgtctaagtgctagaaaactCATCAAGTCGAGCAAATTTGAAGAAAAATAGTTTGACTAAGTTTGGCCAAATTTGGGCCAGTCTGGAGCTAGGTGGTCAGCAGCtctgcccgcgccaacggtcgacgcgTGATCAACAGCGGCTACGtctgctgggccaacggtcgggaggccctgagagcacctagagggggagtgaataggtgatcctgtaaaaacttgaaacttaatccacaaaacttgattaggagttagcacaactaagccaagtggctagagaggagagcttgcacaacacgataaccacaaagagatcaacacagagatggcaaagtggtttatcccgtggttcggccaagtccaatacttgcctactccacgttgtggcgtcccaacggacgagggttgcaatcaacccctttcaagcggtccaaagacccacttgaataccacgacgtttttctttcactttactatatctcacttgcgaggaatctccacaacttggagcctctcgcccttacactttgatgttcacaaagaagcacggagtaagggagggatgagcaacgcacacaagacacgaaatcagagtaccaacacgcacacaagtcacaacaagagctcacaacacaacccaacgagttcacaactcaaatggagctctagttgctatcacaaagaatcaaatcgcggaatcgaagtcttggtgcttaggaatgcttagagaatgcttggtcttctcctccatgcgcctaggggtcccttttatagccccaaggcagctaggagccgttgagtgcattccaggaaggcaattcttgccttctgtcgcctagcgcaccggacagtccggtgcaccaccggacactgtccggtgcggatttctttcattctttggcgaagccgaccgttgacgctttggagccgttggcgcaccggacactgtccggtgcacaccggacagtctggtgcccccttctagccgttggctcggccacgcgtcgcgcacggATTACACGGCCGACcactggcccggccgaccgttggctcaccggacagtccggtgcacaccggacagtccggtgaattatagccgtacgtcgccaacgatttcccgagagcagcaagtttgcctgagtcagcctggcgcaccggacactgtccggtgcaccaccgaacactgtccggtgcaccatcggacagtccggtgcacccagactgagctgacttcggctgaacaaagtcatctttaattccaacttgattttttctgttttcagcacttagacataatacattagtctccaaaacaatatactaagtcttagaaacatac is a genomic window of Zea mays cultivar B73 chromosome 5, Zm-B73-REFERENCE-NAM-5.0, whole genome shotgun sequence containing:
- the LOC100272454 gene encoding uncharacterized LOC100272454, producing the protein MGCKACDKPKPNYRKGLWSPEEDQKLRDYILLHGHGCWSALPAKAGLQRNGKSCRLRWINYLRPGLKHGMFSPEEEETVMSLHATLGNKWSRIARHLPGRTDNEVKNYWNSYLKKRVEGKDQGPSTPAPAASNSDDDSHCVKQRRDDDGTADSGASEPRESSSADDSSCLTDPHACRPHAPVPPKVMFADWLDMDYVGGALPATAPAAPGLLGAAGVATASTGDRDQHQVMSMSQGSVQVDGPSGADVSLHGFDDSGAGCWEFQEHFDAIDHMQAAGFCDLLSMSDYFGLD